A region of the bacterium genome:
CATCTTGAATGGCTCGTTTTCCATCTCACCCTTATCGTTCGGTAATTAAAAAGGTTGCTTGATATTTTAGAGGATACCCTTGCCCCCTTGCTTCCAGTTCGGAGGCGGGGTGGAGGGTTGCTCATGCCGGGGACGTTGTCGCCGCCGATCTTCACTTGGTCGGATGGAAATAGGCATTTGTATAATTGGCACGTTGAGTTTCGTTCGCTGCGCCGGTATATTGAGTCCATGCATCTTCTGTTCTACGCTGCGGTCACTGCCTCCCTCATGCTCATCGCATTTGCGGCGGCGATGCTGGGCATCGGCGGCGGCACGCTCTTCACGCCGTTGCAGATCTTCTTCGGCATCGAGATGCACGAGGCGGCCGCCACCAGCCTCTTCCTCAGCGCCATGCTGGGCCTCTGCGCCACCTTCGTCTATCACAGGGCGGGCAAGATCGACTGGGCCCTGGCGCTTGTGATGGGAGGCACGGCGGCGGCAGGCGGTTTTGCCGGGGGGTATCTCGCTGCATTCTTCTCCGACTTCACGCTGGTGATCATACTCGCGGCGTCGCTTGTCATTGCGGGCGCTGGCATGCTGCATCCCGGGCTCGGTCTCCATCAGCGCATATGCGGCGGGGAAGGGCGGCACCTCTGGAGGAGAAGGACATTTTTCGAGGATGAATACACCGTGAACCTGGCGGTCGTGCTCCCGCTCGCGTTTGTCGCGGGCTTTGCAGCCGGGCTGGTGGGCATCGGAGGGGGAGTGATAAACGTGCCGATCCTGGTGCTGCTCTCCGGCGTGCCCATAGACGTCGCAGTCGCGACCAGCAGCATGATCGTCGGCTTCACCGCCATCTTCGGATTTGCTGGCCATCTCGTCTCAGGGCAGTTGAACTGGACGATGATCTTCATATTCTCCATCGGCGTCGTGCCCGGCGCGTGGCTCGGCGCACGCACAATGCTGCGCCTGGACAAGAGGAGGCTGAGGCTCGGTTTTGGGATCCTCATGTTCTTCATAGCGATCGTGCTCATCCTGAGACAACTCTTCGCAGGTCATAATTAATATATAAATCAATAGGATATAGACGTTACTCCCCTGCGATCCCTGCGGCTGATTTTATTTCTTGCCCACGGCCGCATTTCAGTAATAAGAGTCGTATAAACAGCCTGGAGGTGTTTATGCGCAAAATCCTTTTGATCTTCACAGCTCTTTTGCTTGCGGCCTGCAGCCATAATGACGGAGCGGGGATGCAGTTCGACACGAATCCTGATGTCGGAAAGGCGCGGAGCCAGTTCGGCAACCTCGACGTCTTTGTGCCCGGAGCCGTGAGCCCGGATTCTTTCAGCCGGCGCATCTCCGTGGACAGGGACATGTTCATGACCGTGTATCTCAAATTTTATGATGATTTCGAGCTCGCATACGAATGCGACGGCACCGAGCTGCTGGATGGCGACACTTTTGAGACCATATTCGCCTTCACGCAGGACGCCGGTCTTCTGGAGATGCAATCGGCAATCGATGAGGAATGCATTGGAAGCGTGCCGTGGACGATATCCTTCAAAATCGTGGGCGGCGCCTCCAATGAGTTCGATTTCATGCAGTGCGGGCGTTCCATCAACGAGTTGCACGAGATCGTAGATGACATGGTCGTCTATCTGCAGCAGGTGGCGGAAGAGGAGATGCAGGATTGCAACAGCGGCTCCTATGCCTACGAAGAGGAGGTCGAGGAGTGAGGGGCTGCATCTTTTGCGCTCTCGTGCTATAATATCCTCAGGAGGCTGAGGCCATGGAAAAAAAGCGAAACATGAGTTATTTCCTCGGCGTGCCGAGGATGGGGATGAAGCTCAGGCATGACGTGCCGTACGGCGAGCAGGAGCGGGACATGCACGAAAGGGTGAAGAAGATAGATGACAATTGGGAGAAGTGGAAGGACGAGAGGGCGAAGAAAAAGAGGATGGGATAGATCCGGGTGGCGCAGATCGAACAGGGGCCGTCGTGATGACACGACGGCCTTTTTATTTTTTCACTTGTGGGCCGTCGCCGGCCTGGTCCTGGCTGCCGGCCGGCCGGGGGCAAAGCCCCAGGTGCGCACTTCGCCCGTGTCCACATGGATGAAGCCGCGATTTTTGTAAGAGCCTACGCCCCCCTGCTTCAGGGAATGCGCGAAATTTCTCAGCGCTATCTTCGACACCCCCGGCACCTCGATGTCCGCTGCGCGGCCCTCCATGTGCAGGCTTCGCTTTGCGACCCTGCGTCCCTTCTTTCGCATGAGGGCGTTTCTCTCAGGGCTGCGGTACTCCGAGATGATCTTCACCTCGTTCGACTTGAAGCGGTCCTCGACGGCGTCGAGTATCTCGATGAGCTTCGGGTCGATGTCGTGATTTTCGCCGGTGAGCCTGCATCGGAAGAAGAGGGAGATCTCTTCGAATGCGTCCTCGTTGTACCTTCCATCCTCATCCCTGTATTTGAATTGTGTGCGTTCGTTCCTGGACTGGTTGTAGAGCGTGACCGTGCCGTCGCCGCGGAGGTGTCTGGGGATGTCTGAGGCTTGCGAGGCGCTGCAGAGGCCGACCGCCAATGAACAGGCGAGGGAGATAGTCGCGATTCCTCTCCATGTCGTCGGGAATCCCATCGAGGCTTAAATTATAGTGACGAGACGCAACTGTCAATCAGTTCTGGGCCGTTTCGTCGATCTCTTCGCCGAGCCTTGTCGGCGTGGTCTCCTGCAGCCTGCAGTTGAAGTCGTCGACGACCATCCTGAGCGAATGCACTTCGCTTTCGCCGCACTTGACCGGCTCGTCTACGTAGAATGCCTTGAAGTTGCGAGAGACGACAGGGGTGAAGACACCCGGCGCCACCACTACGACGTTATCGTCTGCATCGTCGTCCGCGACATCGTCGTCTTGCTCAGCATCGTCATCCTCTGCGACGACCTCCTCGTCCTGCTCGTCCGCCTCTTCGTCCGCCACCTCTTCCTCATCCTCGACCTCGGCCGTCTCTTCGCTGTCATCCGTCGTCTCGCAGATCTCCACGCCGGCCTTCTCGAAGTGGGCGGTTATCGTGCAGGGAGGGTATGTCGTCGGGACAACCTTTGCCATGTTTGCCACAGAGTGCCTGGCCAGGATCTGCTGCGAGGAGACGATATTTATGGGCGCTTCCTCGCTCGCGGAGACAGTGAAGGTCATGTCGCCCGAGCCGCAATCGACGCCGCGGCCGTCGTTGCCTTCATCCGTGAACGAGATGTTCACGCTGCTGACGATGACGGCGTCGGCAAAGTCCTCGGCGCTCTTGTTCGAGTTTTTTTGTATCTCGAATCCATCGGTGGGGTATATCTTGAACGAGGAGCCGGCCACGCACTCCGCATTCGGCAGCGGCTCATCATTGAGCTCCCAGAGGGCATCCACGAGCTCGATCTTCGATATGACCGCGCCTGTCGCGGCGATGTCGGGGTTTGCGTCGGAGTTGATGCGCGAGTCGCTGCAGCCGGCCAGCGCTGCCGCAGTCATTGCGGCGATCAATGCTGCGAAAATCGTCTTCTTCATAATGGTCTCCTTTTGGGGCGGTTGTCTCCGCCGCTGAACTTCGAGTCCTGTATCGGCCTGCGCCTTGAAAAGTTGCTAGATTTTTTTTGCAAAAATATAAGTTTAAAAGAGCGCAAAAATCGGCGGTCGATCGAAAAAAACAGGGCAACTTTTTCCAACCCGCGCCGAAATCAACGGGACCCGGGCCGATAGGCCTTGACTGGAGGGTCTTCGGGGCTTAAGCATGCACCCCCGCTTTTCAGGCCGAATCGCCCCGCAGGGGCCATATGGATAAAGGAAGGGATCAAAAGATGAATGCACGGTATCTCAGGGAAGTGCCTCTCGGTGAAGTCCTAAGGCCCGGGCAGGTGATCGCAGCGATGACCAACCGCTCCAAGAAGGCGGCCATCGAGGATCTGGTGGATATCCTCTATAAAGAGAAGTTGATACCGAATAAGGCGGAGGCCCTGGCGCGCATCATGGAGAGGGAGGAGTTGTGTCCCACGACCCTGGGCGCCGGCGTGGCGATCCCGCATGCGAGACTCGAAGTCGGTGAGACGCCGGCGATCGCTGTGGGTCGGCATCCTACAGGGATCGATTTCGGGGCCCCGGAATCGGATCCGGTACATCTCATAGTGCTCGTGATATGGCAGCCGGAGCAGACGGGACTCTTCAACCGCCTCTTCGCCGGGCTGGTCTCCAAGCTCGCGGACGAGAAATTCAGGACGCAGCTGATGGCTGCGAAAGACGCTGGTTCGATAGCGAAGCTGTTGGCGGACGTGAAGGTGGACATGCTCACGGGCCGCGCGACCAAGTGCGAGGCCGACATGCTGATTGCGCTGCAGTGCCTCGAGACGAAGAGGAGGGCGAAGGCAAAGGGGCTGGACAAACAGATAGATCTCGCCCGCGCCGAGCTCTCCGGGAGCATGCTCTCGCGGTTCGACCGCCTCATGGAGCACTTCGGCGAGGCGCTTGTGGAGGCGCCGGACGGCGTGTGCCGCGGCTGCAGCATGCAGCTCTCCAGCGGATTCGCTTCGGAGATGCTGAGAAACCCCGAGACCGTCTATGTGTGCGAGCGCTGCGGCCGTTTCCTCATTCATCACATAGGATAGCGCCCTGTGTCATTTTTTACTCTCTAACCCATTGGTATTATTGGATAAATTTACTCATTTTTTCCGAGCAACTTTTTTTGAGTAGTGTCGATACCTTTTATGGAAGGTGTAAAAGGGAGGGGTTAT
Encoded here:
- a CDS encoding DUF882 domain-containing protein; translated protein: MGFPTTWRGIATISLACSLAVGLCSASQASDIPRHLRGDGTVTLYNQSRNERTQFKYRDEDGRYNEDAFEEISLFFRCRLTGENHDIDPKLIEILDAVEDRFKSNEVKIISEYRSPERNALMRKKGRRVAKRSLHMEGRAADIEVPGVSKIALRNFAHSLKQGGVGSYKNRGFIHVDTGEVRTWGFAPGRPAARTRPATAHK
- a CDS encoding sulfite exporter TauE/SafE family protein, translating into MHLLFYAAVTASLMLIAFAAAMLGIGGGTLFTPLQIFFGIEMHEAAATSLFLSAMLGLCATFVYHRAGKIDWALALVMGGTAAAGGFAGGYLAAFFSDFTLVIILAASLVIAGAGMLHPGLGLHQRICGGEGRHLWRRRTFFEDEYTVNLAVVLPLAFVAGFAAGLVGIGGGVINVPILVLLSGVPIDVAVATSSMIVGFTAIFGFAGHLVSGQLNWTMIFIFSIGVVPGAWLGARTMLRLDKRRLRLGFGILMFFIAIVLILRQLFAGHN
- a CDS encoding PTS sugar transporter subunit IIA yields the protein MDKGRDQKMNARYLREVPLGEVLRPGQVIAAMTNRSKKAAIEDLVDILYKEKLIPNKAEALARIMEREELCPTTLGAGVAIPHARLEVGETPAIAVGRHPTGIDFGAPESDPVHLIVLVIWQPEQTGLFNRLFAGLVSKLADEKFRTQLMAAKDAGSIAKLLADVKVDMLTGRATKCEADMLIALQCLETKRRAKAKGLDKQIDLARAELSGSMLSRFDRLMEHFGEALVEAPDGVCRGCSMQLSSGFASEMLRNPETVYVCERCGRFLIHHIG